One segment of Lutra lutra chromosome 12, mLutLut1.2, whole genome shotgun sequence DNA contains the following:
- the LRRC75B gene encoding leucine-rich repeat-containing protein 75B: protein MQVCQEGNLWCQARPDSESSALCTTKATVPQSARRPWPSATSSGPGSAPPPTAPGPSDIAPAPIPARALVRPPEPSVWELGGGGAQQEPPPPFHCCGPARARTTRSRAPHPLQPRPGRGGAGGGAQTAGTPSSSAPAAPRPWGRGWAGGPDPRRARKPGRRRGAGPRPLSAGCAGSARSSPRSVSGGPSAPGSYCASCARREKERAGPGLEDLGLEGTLLTDILYRNVAFLNLVDPISHDLLVNLARDLQCPKTDYELWKSSDKICRQLIYHLTPHSKRQRGSSLPRRKTQSCLKSSLQMTQLAGETVNLSGIPLSARDVQHITRYLRSQGAGLTVLDLSFTGLSDELLRLLLPSLWSLPHLTQLLLNGNRLTRATARELTEAIKDSAKFPALAWVDLGNNVDVASLPQPLLVGLRRRLSQRTSLPTIYEGLDLEPEGGVSGASSAASTWGSAATGPGSEPQDCCTR, encoded by the exons ATGCAGGTTTGCCAGGAAGGAAACCTGTGGTGCCAAG CCCGCCCTGACTCCGAGTCCAGTGCTCTTTGCACCACCAAAGCGACTGTTCCACAGTCAGCACGGAGGCCATGGCCAAGCGCCACCTCGTCCGGCCCCGGCTCAGCGCCTCCCCCAACCGCTCCGGGCCCTAGCGACATAGCTCCGGCGCCCATTCCAGCGCGGGCCCTAGTGAGACCTCCCGAACCGAGTGTTTGGGAGCTCGGGGGCGGGGGCGCCCAGCAGgaacctccccctcccttccactgCTGCGGCCCCGCCCGGGCGCGCACCACCAGATCCCGAGCTCCCCACCCGCTGCAGCcccggccggggcggggcggggccgggggcggtgCGCAGACGGCTGGGACTCCCTCCAGCTCCGCGCCGGCAGCTCCGCGGCCATGGGGGCGCGGCTGGGCCGGCGGACCGGACCCGAGGCGGGCTCGGAagccggggcggcggcggggtgCGGGCCCGCGCCCTTTGAGCGCCGGGTGCGCTGGCTCCGCGAGATCCAGTCCACGCTCCGTGAGCGGCGGCCCGAGCGCGCCCGGCAGCTACTGCGCCTCCTGCGCCAGGCGAGAGAAGGAGCGGGCCGGCCCGGGGCTGGAG GACCTGGGCCTCGAGGGGACCCTCCTCACCGACATCCTCTACAGGAATGTGGCCTTCCTCAATCTGGTGGACCCCATCTCCCACGACCTGCTTGTGAACCTGGCCCGGGACCTGCAGTGCCCCAAAACG GACTATGAGCTCTGGAAGTCCTCAGATAAGATCTGCCGCCAGCTCATCTACCACCTCACCCCTCACTCCAAGCGGCAGCGAGGGTCCAGCCTGCCCCGGAGGAAAACTCAGAGCTG CCTCAAGAGCAGTCTCCAGATGACTCAGCTGGCGGGGGAGACCGTGAACCTCTCGGGGATCCCACTATCCGCACGGGACGTGCAACACATTACCCGCTACCTGCGAAGCCAGGGAGCCGGTCTTACGGTGCTGGACCTGAGCTTCACGGGGCTGAGCGATGAGCTCTTGCGCCTGCTGCTGCCCAGCCTCTGGTCACTACCCCACCTCACCCAGCTCCTGCTCAACGGCAATAGGCTGACAAGGGCCACTGCGCGCGAGCTCACCGAGGCCATCAAGGACTCTGCCAAGTTCCCCGCGCTGGCCTGGGTGGACCTGGGCAACAACGTGGACGTGGCTTCcttgccccagcccctgctggtCGGCCTGCGCCGGCGGCTCAGCCAGCGCACCTCACTCCCCACCATCTACGAGGGCCTGGACCTTGAGCCTGAGGGTGGCGTGTCTGGGGCCAGCTCTGCTGCCTCCACCTGGGGTTCTGCAGCCACTGGGCCAGGGTCTGAGCCCCAGGACTGCTGCACGAGGTGA